One Nonomuraea angiospora DNA segment encodes these proteins:
- a CDS encoding S8 family peptidase has product MGRWRVAAVSMVMVASLLSAPGAHAGTEAAGPPMAFTSAPAGEITLITGDQVQVRAVDGEHRAVTVTPAPRADGSVPTFQVLETDTGVTVVPDDVAALVPDRLDTALFNVTELAEQGYAAGAIPLILTYEGNAAKAAIPAVKQTRTLESIGGAGVSVATRDAAAFGAELARLATPSLRASGPLAGVRKIWLDRKVRPDLEQSVPQIGAPEAWAAGYDGTGTTVAVLDTGVDAAHADLAGKVADQRDFTGQSVTGDPHGHGTHVASTVAGTGAGGVGKGVAPGARLLNGRVLDADGYGQLSWIIDGMEWAAGEKHAEVVNMSLGDRAAGGPLTAAVTRLSKQYGTLFVVAAGNDGCDGCVGTPGDAPEALTVGAVDKRDALAPFSSRGPITADLSVKPDVTAPGVDITAAKAGGGTLTLSGTSMATPHVAGAAALLRQARPGIAGNELKSLLMATARPGQDIAVDAQGAGRIDVAAALKGSVVASTGSASFGKLTTGERKSLTVGYHNLGQAPAELDLSAGDAFTVEPSKLTVPAGGKAEVTVTAKAARSGLVRQELTAAVAGGGPVRTLLTASVDDKRVELRVRGIARDGRPGRGGFTVLNLDEGTLVGRLLPGDPSQPCTDQKYGTGTCLLVKPGTYSVLGHIFTMPATQDSTAGGKPLNESLLGDPEMKITENTEVVLDARKAVEVKVETPDHRTKRNTGAAGALMWYRSGEQGTALRGGTTISPGAQIEERLFVQPTRKVTKGVFTVATRWRLAAPEIELSTPGLDLEPQYVDPVQFSDFSTEYPRLDGTRLLMAVDAGRGSAEEIKARDLRGKLAVIRRTDGVPVSTQSNAAAAAGAKMVAVYSDRPGSDVTTGGNMVKLAVPTVRLTHEEGLKLVARLRHLPVPILAKGIVASPYVYDLYLREKGRVRDSLAYVVRSRSLARIETGYHSQLADDVTMNEARFVFEPWDTSSISTNLPLAKTPRTRTDYVTPDPELKWSSSAGSPERSYNNMWPHPDTPRILMSSPEFRPYEAGERVGRTLFKQPLMPGINPRNPLRRDGDRLRISMQGFVDADRNYGDGYTSMFEHGLKSDFRLYQGDKLLLQTNYLPSGSGMLPPERATYRIEYDLANEAEWAKLSTRTRAVWTFGSERATGTTVIPLLLASFDAPVDLKNQAGSHRLGLSLYHQEGAQESAVKDVSLEVSYDDGATWKPARLRDKGERSYETTLDRSPSGFVSLRLKAADVNGNTLSQEVIRAYAVR; this is encoded by the coding sequence ATGGGACGATGGCGGGTTGCGGCCGTCTCCATGGTCATGGTCGCATCGTTACTCTCGGCACCCGGCGCGCACGCCGGCACCGAAGCGGCCGGCCCGCCGATGGCGTTCACGAGCGCCCCGGCCGGCGAGATCACACTGATCACCGGTGACCAGGTGCAGGTGCGGGCCGTGGACGGCGAGCACCGCGCGGTGACGGTCACCCCCGCGCCGCGGGCGGACGGCTCCGTCCCGACGTTCCAGGTGCTGGAGACGGACACCGGCGTGACCGTCGTCCCCGACGACGTCGCCGCCCTGGTCCCCGACCGGCTCGACACCGCGCTGTTCAACGTGACCGAGCTGGCCGAGCAGGGCTACGCGGCAGGCGCCATCCCGCTCATCCTCACCTACGAGGGCAACGCCGCCAAGGCCGCCATCCCCGCCGTCAAGCAGACCCGCACGCTGGAGAGCATCGGCGGCGCGGGCGTGTCGGTGGCGACCCGGGACGCCGCGGCGTTCGGGGCGGAGCTGGCCAGGCTGGCCACCCCGAGCCTGCGGGCGTCGGGCCCGCTGGCGGGCGTGCGGAAGATCTGGCTCGACCGCAAGGTGCGGCCGGACCTGGAGCAGAGCGTGCCGCAGATCGGCGCCCCCGAGGCGTGGGCGGCCGGGTACGACGGCACCGGCACGACCGTGGCCGTCCTCGACACCGGCGTGGACGCCGCGCACGCCGACCTCGCCGGCAAGGTCGCGGACCAGCGCGACTTCACCGGCCAGAGCGTCACCGGCGACCCCCACGGGCACGGCACCCACGTCGCCAGCACCGTCGCGGGCACCGGCGCGGGCGGCGTCGGGAAGGGCGTGGCGCCCGGCGCGCGGCTGCTCAACGGCCGCGTGCTCGACGCCGACGGCTACGGCCAGCTCTCGTGGATCATCGACGGAATGGAGTGGGCGGCCGGCGAGAAGCACGCCGAGGTCGTCAACATGAGCCTGGGCGACCGCGCGGCCGGCGGCCCCCTCACCGCGGCGGTGACGCGGCTCAGCAAGCAGTACGGCACGCTGTTCGTGGTGGCCGCCGGCAACGACGGCTGCGACGGGTGCGTGGGCACCCCGGGCGACGCCCCCGAGGCGCTGACCGTCGGCGCGGTGGACAAGCGGGACGCGCTGGCGCCGTTCTCCAGCAGGGGCCCGATCACGGCCGACCTGTCGGTCAAGCCCGACGTCACCGCCCCCGGCGTGGACATCACCGCCGCCAAGGCGGGCGGCGGCACCCTCACGCTCTCCGGCACCTCGATGGCGACCCCGCACGTCGCGGGCGCGGCGGCGCTGCTGCGCCAGGCCCGCCCGGGGATCGCCGGCAACGAGCTGAAGTCGCTGCTCATGGCCACCGCCAGGCCCGGCCAGGACATCGCCGTGGACGCGCAGGGCGCGGGCCGCATCGACGTGGCCGCCGCGCTCAAGGGCTCGGTCGTGGCCTCGACGGGCTCGGCGAGCTTCGGCAAGCTCACCACCGGCGAGCGGAAGAGCCTCACCGTGGGCTACCACAACCTCGGCCAGGCGCCCGCCGAGCTGGACCTGTCGGCCGGCGACGCGTTCACGGTCGAGCCGTCGAAGCTCACCGTGCCCGCAGGCGGCAAGGCCGAGGTGACGGTCACGGCCAAGGCGGCCCGGAGCGGGCTGGTGCGCCAGGAGCTGACGGCCGCCGTCGCGGGCGGCGGCCCGGTCCGCACGCTGCTGACCGCGAGCGTCGACGACAAGCGCGTCGAGCTGCGCGTACGCGGCATCGCCCGCGACGGCCGCCCCGGCCGCGGCGGCTTCACCGTCCTCAACCTGGACGAGGGCACCCTGGTCGGCCGCCTGCTCCCCGGCGACCCCTCCCAGCCCTGCACCGACCAGAAGTACGGCACCGGCACCTGCCTGCTGGTCAAGCCCGGCACCTACTCCGTGCTCGGCCACATCTTCACCATGCCCGCCACGCAGGACAGCACCGCCGGCGGCAAGCCGCTCAACGAGAGCCTGCTCGGCGACCCGGAAATGAAGATCACGGAGAACACCGAGGTCGTGCTGGACGCCCGCAAGGCGGTCGAGGTGAAGGTCGAGACGCCCGACCACCGGACCAAGCGGAACACCGGCGCCGCCGGGGCCCTCATGTGGTACCGCTCCGGCGAGCAGGGCACCGCGCTGCGCGGCGGCACCACGATCTCGCCCGGTGCGCAGATCGAGGAGCGGCTGTTCGTCCAGCCCACCAGGAAGGTCACCAAGGGCGTCTTCACCGTCGCCACCCGCTGGCGGCTGGCGGCCCCCGAGATCGAGCTGTCCACGCCGGGCCTGGACCTGGAGCCGCAGTACGTCGACCCGGTCCAGTTCAGCGACTTCTCCACCGAGTACCCGCGCCTGGACGGCACCCGGCTGCTCATGGCCGTGGACGCGGGGCGGGGCAGCGCCGAGGAGATCAAGGCCCGCGACCTGCGCGGCAAGCTCGCCGTCATCCGCCGCACGGACGGCGTGCCCGTCTCCACCCAGTCCAACGCCGCCGCGGCGGCCGGGGCGAAGATGGTCGCCGTCTACAGTGACCGGCCGGGCTCCGACGTGACCACCGGCGGCAACATGGTGAAGCTCGCCGTCCCGACCGTGCGCCTGACGCACGAGGAGGGGCTCAAGCTGGTCGCGCGGCTGCGGCACCTGCCCGTGCCGATCCTCGCCAAGGGCATCGTCGCCAGCCCGTACGTCTACGACCTCTACCTGCGCGAGAAGGGCCGCGTGCGCGACTCGCTCGCGTACGTGGTCAGGTCGAGGTCGCTGGCCAGGATCGAGACCGGCTACCACAGCCAGCTGGCCGACGACGTGACGATGAACGAGGCCAGGTTCGTCTTCGAGCCGTGGGACACCTCGTCCATCTCCACGAACCTCCCCCTGGCCAAGACGCCGCGCACGCGCACCGACTACGTCACCCCCGACCCCGAGCTGAAGTGGAGCTCGTCGGCGGGCAGCCCCGAGCGGTCCTACAACAACATGTGGCCGCACCCCGACACGCCGCGCATCCTGATGTCGTCGCCGGAGTTCCGCCCCTACGAGGCGGGGGAGCGGGTCGGCCGGACGCTGTTCAAGCAGCCGCTGATGCCCGGGATCAACCCGCGCAACCCGCTGCGCCGGGACGGCGACCGGCTGCGCATCTCGATGCAGGGCTTCGTGGACGCCGACCGCAACTACGGCGACGGCTACACCAGCATGTTCGAGCACGGCCTGAAGAGCGACTTCCGGCTCTACCAGGGCGACAAGCTGCTGCTGCAGACGAACTACCTGCCCTCGGGGTCGGGGATGCTCCCGCCGGAGCGGGCCACGTACCGGATCGAGTACGACCTCGCCAACGAGGCCGAGTGGGCGAAGCTGTCCACCCGTACGAGGGCGGTGTGGACGTTCGGCTCGGAGCGGGCCACGGGGACGACGGTGATCCCGCTGCTGCTGGCCTCGTTCGACGCGCCCGTGGACCTGAAGAACCAGGCCGGCTCGCACCGGCTCGGCCTGTCCCTCTACCACCAGGAGGGCGCGCAGGAGAGC
- a CDS encoding alpha-mannosidase — protein MHDDRNLVEARLQRVLDERIRPAVYPESVPLEVAVWHAPGEPVPVAEGLAATPEPIAPGAAWGAPWGTSWFTVTGTVPAEWAGRTVEAILDLGFNENMPGFQCEGLVYRPDGSPVKGLNPRNQWVRVGSPAEGGERVRLHVEAASNPVILGFPPFRPTHLGDKETAGSDPLYRLARMDLAVFDESVWQLVMDLEVLGELMLELPADGTRRWELLRALERALDAVDLQDVNGTADAARAELTGVLSSPAAPSAHRISAVGHAHIDSAWLWPLRETVRKVARTASNMTALLEDEPDFVFAMSQAQQWAWIKEHRPEVWAKVTKAVAAGRFVPAGGMWVESDTNMPGSEAMARQFVHGKRFFIDEFGIDNEEVWLPDTFGFAAGLPQIIRAAGSKRLLTQKISWSQTNTFPHHTFLWEGIDGTRIFTHFPPVDTYNCSMSGHQLAHAARNFKDKGVARHSLAPTGWGDGGGGTTREMVAKAARVRDLEGSPAVTWEPPAHFFAKAEAEYPNPPVWVGELYLELHRATLTSQAKTKQGNRRSESLLREAELWAATAAVRAGAAYPYERLDRIWKTVLLHQFHDILPGSSIAWVHREARRTYEAVAAELNEIIDTAQRALAGEGDRRVVFNGAPHTRHGVPAGGARTVSGVRRTEPRERDGGGFVLENDLLRVEIDARGLVVSAYDLTAGRESVPPGQAANLLQLHPDFPNKWDAWDVDEFYRNTVTDLVDADEVSLDGDGVRIRRSFGSSTVTQVLTLAGGRLDILTEVDWHETEKFLKLAFPLDLRADRYASESQYGHAYRATHTNTSWEAAKFEACNHRFVHVEEPGWGVALVNDSTYGHDVTRAVRPDSGTTTTVRVSLLRAPRFPDPETDQGVHRFRHALVPGATIGDAVREGYFVNLPERLVTGAATEVEPLVTVDDDAVVVTAVKLADDGSGDVVVRFHESRGGRARATLTPGFPVAEVVATDLLERPTGAPGQGLSVSLRPFELVTLRLKRA, from the coding sequence ATGCATGATGACCGCAACCTGGTCGAGGCCCGCCTGCAGCGGGTGCTGGACGAGCGCATCCGCCCGGCCGTGTACCCCGAGTCCGTCCCGCTGGAGGTGGCGGTCTGGCACGCGCCGGGCGAGCCCGTACCGGTCGCGGAGGGGCTGGCGGCGACGCCCGAGCCGATCGCGCCCGGCGCCGCGTGGGGCGCACCGTGGGGCACGAGCTGGTTCACGGTCACCGGCACGGTGCCCGCCGAATGGGCGGGCAGGACCGTGGAGGCCATCCTCGACCTGGGCTTCAACGAGAACATGCCGGGCTTCCAGTGCGAGGGCCTGGTCTACCGCCCCGACGGATCGCCGGTGAAGGGCCTCAACCCCCGCAACCAGTGGGTACGTGTCGGCTCCCCCGCCGAGGGCGGCGAGCGGGTACGCCTGCACGTCGAGGCCGCCTCCAACCCCGTCATCCTCGGTTTCCCGCCCTTCCGGCCGACCCACCTCGGCGACAAGGAGACGGCCGGGAGCGACCCGCTGTACCGGCTGGCCCGCATGGACCTGGCCGTCTTCGACGAGAGCGTGTGGCAGCTCGTGATGGACCTGGAGGTGCTGGGCGAGCTGATGCTGGAGCTGCCCGCCGACGGCACCCGCCGCTGGGAGCTGCTGCGGGCCCTGGAGCGGGCGCTGGACGCCGTCGATCTGCAGGACGTCAACGGCACGGCGGACGCCGCCCGGGCCGAGCTGACCGGCGTGCTGTCGTCCCCGGCGGCGCCCTCGGCGCACCGGATCAGCGCCGTCGGCCACGCGCACATCGACTCGGCCTGGCTGTGGCCGCTGCGCGAGACCGTGCGCAAGGTGGCCCGCACCGCCTCGAACATGACAGCCCTGCTGGAGGACGAGCCGGACTTCGTGTTCGCGATGTCGCAGGCGCAGCAGTGGGCGTGGATCAAGGAGCACCGCCCCGAGGTGTGGGCGAAGGTGACCAAGGCGGTGGCCGCGGGCCGGTTCGTCCCGGCGGGCGGCATGTGGGTGGAGTCCGACACGAACATGCCCGGCTCCGAGGCCATGGCCCGGCAGTTCGTGCACGGCAAGCGCTTCTTCATCGACGAGTTCGGCATCGACAACGAGGAGGTGTGGCTGCCGGACACGTTCGGCTTCGCGGCGGGGCTGCCGCAGATCATCAGGGCGGCCGGGTCGAAGCGGCTGCTCACGCAGAAGATCTCGTGGAGCCAGACGAACACGTTCCCGCACCACACGTTCCTGTGGGAGGGCATCGACGGGACGCGGATCTTCACGCACTTCCCGCCGGTGGACACCTACAACTGCTCGATGAGCGGCCACCAGCTGGCGCACGCGGCCCGAAACTTCAAGGACAAGGGCGTCGCGCGGCACTCGCTCGCGCCGACGGGCTGGGGCGACGGGGGCGGCGGCACGACGCGCGAGATGGTCGCCAAGGCGGCCAGGGTGCGCGATCTGGAGGGCTCGCCCGCCGTCACGTGGGAACCGCCCGCCCACTTCTTCGCCAAGGCCGAGGCCGAGTACCCCAACCCGCCGGTCTGGGTCGGCGAGCTCTACCTGGAGCTGCACCGCGCCACGCTCACCAGCCAGGCCAAGACCAAGCAGGGCAACCGGCGCAGCGAGTCGCTGCTGCGGGAGGCCGAGCTGTGGGCGGCCACCGCGGCCGTGCGCGCCGGGGCCGCTTACCCGTACGAGCGGCTCGACCGGATCTGGAAGACGGTGCTGCTGCACCAGTTCCACGACATCCTGCCGGGCTCGTCGATCGCGTGGGTGCACCGGGAGGCGCGCAGGACGTACGAGGCGGTGGCCGCGGAGCTGAACGAGATCATCGACACCGCGCAGCGCGCCCTGGCCGGCGAGGGCGACCGCCGCGTGGTCTTCAACGGCGCCCCGCACACCCGCCACGGCGTGCCGGCTGGGGGCGCCCGGACCGTCTCCGGCGTGCGGCGGACGGAGCCGCGCGAGCGCGACGGCGGCGGCTTCGTCCTCGAGAACGACCTGCTCAGGGTGGAGATCGACGCCCGCGGCCTGGTCGTGTCCGCCTACGATCTGACGGCGGGCCGGGAGAGCGTCCCGCCCGGCCAGGCGGCGAACCTCCTGCAGCTCCACCCCGACTTCCCCAACAAGTGGGACGCCTGGGACGTGGACGAGTTCTACCGCAACACGGTCACCGACCTCGTGGACGCCGACGAGGTGAGCCTCGACGGCGACGGGGTCCGGATCCGGCGCTCGTTCGGGTCCTCCACGGTGACGCAGGTGCTCACGCTGGCCGGCGGGCGGCTCGACATCCTCACCGAGGTCGACTGGCACGAGACGGAGAAGTTCCTCAAGCTGGCCTTCCCGCTGGACCTGCGCGCCGACCGGTACGCCTCCGAGAGCCAGTACGGCCACGCCTACCGCGCCACGCACACCAACACGAGCTGGGAGGCGGCCAAGTTCGAGGCGTGCAACCACCGCTTCGTGCACGTGGAGGAGCCGGGCTGGGGCGTCGCGCTGGTCAACGACTCGACCTACGGCCACGACGTCACCCGGGCCGTCCGCCCGGACTCGGGCACGACCACCACCGTGCGCGTCTCGCTGCTGCGCGCCCCGCGCTTCCCCGACCCGGAGACCGACCAGGGCGTGCACCGCTTCCGGCACGCGCTCGTGCCGGGCGCGACGATCGGCGACGCGGTGCGCGAGGGCTACTTCGTCAACCTGCCCGAGCGCCTGGTGACCGGCGCGGCTACGGAGGTGGAGCCGCTGGTCACGGTGGACGACGACGCCGTGGTGGTGACCGCGGTCAAGCTGGCCGACGACGGGAGCGGGGACGTGGTCGTACGCTTCCACGAGTCGAGGGGCGGCCGGGCCCGCGCCACGCTCACGCCGGGCTTCCCCGTCGCCGAGGTCGTCGCCACCGACCTGCTGGAGCGCCCCACGGGGGCGCCGGGGCAGGGCCTGTCGGTGTCGCTGCGCCCGTTCGAGCTGGTCACGCTCCGGCTGAAGCGGGCCTAG
- a CDS encoding ROK family transcriptional regulator: MRLGTNLPKVGSYNRAVVLEAIQASDGISRVQIAARTRLTAQTVSVIVRRLLEEGLVVEDGSVPSGGGKPRTILRVDPDAGYAVGVHFDPGEISCVLADLAGRPVERLRLPVRPGLEPEAVVRQMARAARRILREAGVADGKVLGVGLACPGPLDGDGVMVSPPRLPEWDRVPIKALLREHTRFPVTVDNDATAAAIGERWAGIARTTPSFAYLYLGTGIGGGIFLDNQVYRGRSLNAAEFGHMTVEPDGPECYCGNRGCVEAVCCPSAIEAAMGGRASHQAVCAAAAEGEPEARRVIERVAERLADAAVSVVNLLDIDLLVLGGPALREVGELYREVIARAVSTRTLARRLHAVRVETSPIAADAAAIGAASLVFHATYAPRLGALLSG; this comes from the coding sequence ATGCGACTGGGCACGAACTTGCCCAAGGTGGGGAGCTACAACCGGGCCGTGGTCCTGGAGGCGATCCAGGCGTCCGACGGCATCAGCCGCGTGCAGATCGCCGCCCGCACCCGGCTGACCGCGCAGACCGTGTCCGTGATCGTGCGCAGGCTGCTGGAGGAGGGGCTCGTCGTCGAGGACGGGTCCGTGCCGTCGGGCGGGGGCAAGCCGCGCACGATCCTGCGCGTGGACCCGGACGCCGGCTACGCGGTCGGGGTGCACTTCGACCCCGGGGAGATCTCGTGCGTGCTGGCCGATCTGGCCGGGCGGCCGGTCGAGCGGCTGCGCCTGCCCGTACGGCCCGGCCTGGAGCCCGAGGCGGTGGTCCGGCAGATGGCCAGGGCCGCGCGGCGGATCCTGCGGGAGGCGGGCGTGGCGGACGGCAAGGTGCTCGGGGTGGGGCTGGCCTGCCCGGGGCCGCTGGACGGGGACGGGGTGATGGTCTCGCCGCCCAGGCTGCCCGAATGGGACCGGGTGCCGATCAAGGCGCTGCTGCGCGAGCACACGCGGTTCCCGGTGACCGTGGACAACGACGCCACCGCCGCGGCGATCGGGGAGCGGTGGGCCGGGATCGCGCGGACCACGCCGAGCTTCGCCTACCTGTACCTGGGGACGGGCATCGGTGGCGGGATATTTCTGGATAACCAGGTATATCGGGGGCGGTCGTTGAACGCGGCCGAGTTCGGGCACATGACGGTCGAGCCCGACGGGCCCGAGTGCTACTGCGGCAACCGGGGGTGCGTGGAGGCGGTCTGCTGCCCGAGCGCCATCGAGGCCGCCATGGGCGGGCGCGCCTCCCACCAGGCCGTCTGCGCGGCCGCCGCCGAGGGGGAGCCCGAGGCGCGGCGGGTGATCGAACGGGTGGCGGAGCGACTGGCCGACGCCGCCGTCAGCGTGGTCAACCTGCTGGACATCGACCTGCTCGTGCTCGGCGGGCCCGCGCTCAGGGAGGTGGGGGAGCTCTACCGCGAGGTCATCGCGCGGGCCGTGTCCACCAGGACGCTGGCCAGGCGGCTGCACGCCGTCCGCGTGGAGACCTCGCCGATCGCGGCCGACGCCGCCGCGATCGGCGCGGCCTCACTGGTCTTCCACGCCACGTACGCGCCCCGCCTGGGCGCCCTCCTCAGCGGCTAG
- a CDS encoding extracellular solute-binding protein — MKRTLAGSLLLLLTAVAGCGGGTPQNTSGAKELEVLYKVETTWPYLEKMLGAAKKQYESAHPGVTIKLTAVQGNNEAYYTKLALLNRSPDSAPDLYYHDTFQVNADVAAGKLAPLDDYLAKWPDWSTQFPDSVKQAAKGGDGKIYGVPISTDTRGLWYQKDVFAKAGLPVPWEPKTWNDVLTAARTIKQKLPGVVPFSMYATKIHGEASTMQGFEMLLYGTPGGTLYDDAQKKWVAGGKNFTDALTFVNTVFREELGPKQADAHNAKLGDKVTMEWFPEAKLGISLDGAWASSAWKPTGTKPWPEWTEKIGWTPMPTQNGEAPGAVSMSGGWVMAMSAYTKHKQEAFDFITTATNKENSMAYSVGTGDLAPRKDVAADPKYSADNPSVKFWTDLASVTHYRPAYEVYPKVSTQVQEAMEAVVTGSRTPEEATANYAKALPAAVGGPDKVLSR; from the coding sequence ATGAAACGTACGCTGGCCGGTTCTCTTCTCCTCCTCCTGACAGCCGTCGCCGGGTGCGGCGGCGGCACCCCGCAGAACACCTCAGGCGCCAAGGAACTCGAGGTCCTCTACAAGGTCGAGACGACGTGGCCGTACCTGGAGAAGATGCTCGGCGCCGCCAAGAAGCAGTACGAGTCCGCCCACCCGGGCGTCACGATCAAGCTCACGGCCGTCCAGGGCAACAACGAGGCCTACTACACGAAGCTGGCGCTGCTCAACCGCTCCCCCGACTCGGCCCCGGACCTCTACTACCACGACACGTTCCAGGTCAACGCGGACGTCGCGGCCGGCAAGCTGGCCCCGCTCGACGACTACCTGGCCAAGTGGCCCGACTGGAGCACCCAGTTCCCCGACTCGGTCAAGCAGGCCGCCAAGGGCGGCGACGGCAAGATCTACGGCGTGCCGATCAGCACGGACACGCGCGGCCTCTGGTACCAGAAGGACGTCTTCGCCAAGGCCGGCCTGCCGGTGCCGTGGGAGCCGAAGACCTGGAACGACGTGCTGACGGCAGCCCGCACGATCAAGCAGAAGCTGCCCGGCGTCGTCCCGTTCAGCATGTACGCCACCAAGATCCACGGCGAGGCGTCGACCATGCAGGGCTTCGAGATGCTCCTGTACGGCACGCCGGGCGGCACCCTCTACGACGACGCGCAGAAGAAGTGGGTGGCCGGCGGCAAGAACTTCACCGACGCCCTGACCTTCGTCAACACCGTCTTCCGGGAGGAGCTGGGCCCGAAGCAGGCCGACGCCCACAACGCCAAGCTCGGCGACAAGGTGACCATGGAGTGGTTCCCCGAGGCCAAGCTCGGCATCTCCCTCGACGGGGCCTGGGCGAGCTCGGCCTGGAAGCCCACCGGCACCAAGCCGTGGCCCGAGTGGACGGAGAAGATCGGCTGGACGCCCATGCCGACGCAGAACGGCGAGGCGCCGGGCGCGGTCAGCATGTCGGGCGGCTGGGTCATGGCGATGAGCGCGTACACCAAGCACAAGCAGGAGGCGTTCGACTTCATCACGACGGCCACGAACAAGGAGAACTCGATGGCGTACTCGGTCGGCACGGGTGACCTGGCGCCCCGCAAGGACGTGGCCGCCGACCCGAAGTACAGCGCCGACAACCCGAGCGTCAAGTTCTGGACCGACCTGGCCTCCGTCACCCACTACCGGCCCGCGTACGAGGTGTACCCGAAGGTGTCCACCCAGGTCCAGGAGGCCATGGAGGCGGTCGTGACCGGCTCGCGCACCCCTGAGGAGGCCACCGCGAACTATGCCAAGGCGCTCCCGGCCGCGGTCGGCGGACCCGACAAGGTCCTGTCGCGATGA
- a CDS encoding carbohydrate ABC transporter permease: MTIVTAPPPPVTSRPVRGSSRRGAMRWLLPLGPALVLLALFLAGPILWSVYIAFTNETLTGSASVHSRFVGVANFVKLFGDPNFLNSFLLTFVFVIGSAVIGQNTLGLIIALLQRGRGRVTRSVVNGVVIAAWVVPEVVAAACWFSFLAEEGTLNRVLGVSQEWLYTAPMLAVILANIWRGTAFSMLVYSAALSEVPADLVEAAAVDGAGPGRRLLHITLPLIRRSIMANLMLITLQTLASFGLIYALTGGGPGTASQTTPLYMYEQAFRYFEIGYGSAIALVMLVIGALFSLVYLRLIKVEDA, from the coding sequence ATGACGATCGTCACCGCCCCGCCCCCGCCCGTGACGAGCCGCCCGGTACGCGGCTCGTCACGGCGGGGCGCCATGCGCTGGCTCCTGCCCCTGGGGCCCGCCCTGGTCCTGCTCGCGCTCTTCCTGGCGGGGCCGATCCTGTGGAGCGTCTACATAGCCTTCACCAACGAGACGTTGACGGGCTCGGCCTCGGTTCACTCGCGGTTCGTCGGCGTGGCCAATTTCGTCAAGCTCTTCGGCGACCCCAACTTCCTGAACTCGTTCCTCCTGACGTTCGTCTTCGTCATCGGCTCGGCGGTCATCGGCCAGAACACCCTCGGCCTGATCATCGCCCTCCTCCAGCGCGGCCGCGGCCGGGTGACCCGCAGCGTCGTCAACGGCGTGGTGATCGCCGCCTGGGTGGTGCCGGAGGTCGTGGCGGCGGCCTGCTGGTTCTCGTTCCTGGCCGAGGAGGGCACGCTCAACAGGGTGCTGGGGGTCTCCCAGGAGTGGCTCTACACGGCGCCCATGCTGGCGGTGATCCTCGCGAACATCTGGCGCGGCACGGCCTTCTCCATGCTCGTCTACTCGGCCGCGCTCTCGGAGGTGCCCGCCGACCTGGTGGAGGCCGCCGCCGTGGACGGCGCGGGCCCCGGCCGCCGGCTCCTGCACATCACGCTGCCGCTGATCCGCCGCTCCATCATGGCCAACCTCATGCTGATCACGCTGCAGACCCTGGCCAGCTTCGGCCTCATCTACGCCCTGACGGGGGGCGGCCCGGGCACGGCCAGCCAGACGACGCCGCTGTACATGTACGAGCAGGCGTTCCGCTATTTCGAGATCGGCTACGGCTCGGCGATCGCGCTGGTCATGCTGGTGATCGGCGCGCTGTTCTCGCTGGTCTACCTGCGCCTGATCAAGGTGGAGGACGCATGA
- a CDS encoding carbohydrate ABC transporter permease translates to MTRVAARAAALLALALITLAFLGPFLWVLLASVQPEASLAAKPTLSFSLDNFRAVLTWDTIILPLINSIVISGATAVLTVLVAGLAAYPLSRYQLRYRRHFMLSLLFTTGLPVTAILVPVYAMFFRFNLYGSVPAMVLFLTASSLPFSIWMMKNFMDGVPVNLEEAAWVDGAGWLRSLTAVVGPLMAPGIAVVAIFVFVGQWGNFFAPFVLLDTPEKQPAAVTVYTFFSQYGQVAYGQLAAFSILYTAPAVFLYVAVNKYLASSFSFAGSVKG, encoded by the coding sequence ATGACGAGGGTCGCCGCCCGCGCCGCCGCCCTGCTCGCCCTGGCGCTGATCACCCTGGCCTTCCTGGGCCCGTTCCTCTGGGTCCTGCTCGCCTCCGTCCAGCCCGAGGCGAGCCTGGCCGCCAAGCCGACGCTCTCCTTCTCCCTGGACAACTTCAGGGCCGTCCTGACCTGGGACACGATCATCCTGCCCCTGATCAACTCGATCGTCATCTCGGGCGCCACGGCGGTGCTGACGGTCCTGGTGGCGGGGCTGGCCGCGTACCCGCTGTCGCGCTACCAGCTCCGCTACCGCCGCCACTTCATGCTGAGCCTCCTGTTCACCACGGGCCTGCCGGTGACGGCGATCCTCGTGCCGGTCTACGCGATGTTCTTCCGCTTCAACCTGTACGGCTCCGTGCCGGCCATGGTGCTGTTCCTGACGGCGAGCTCGCTGCCGTTCTCGATCTGGATGATGAAGAACTTCATGGACGGCGTGCCGGTGAACCTGGAGGAGGCCGCCTGGGTGGACGGGGCCGGCTGGCTGCGCTCGCTGACGGCGGTGGTGGGCCCGCTGATGGCCCCGGGGATAGCCGTGGTGGCCATCTTCGTCTTCGTCGGCCAGTGGGGGAACTTCTTCGCCCCCTTCGTCCTGCTGGACACGCCCGAGAAGCAGCCGGCGGCGGTCACCGTCTACACGTTCTTCTCCCAGTACGGGCAGGTGGCCTACGGCCAGCTGGCCGCCTTCTCGATCCTCTACACGGCGCCGGCGGTGTTTCTCTACGTGGCCGTCAACAAATATCTGGCCAGTTCCTTCAGCTTCGCCGGCTCGGTGAAGGGTTGA